Below is a window of Yersinia kristensenii DNA.
AACATTGGTAGTAAAAGATGCCAAGGTCAATTTTGATAGCCAGTTAGAGAAGCTGGAAGAGGCAATTCCTTCCGCTGATGACTATGCTATCTACGGCGTCTACCCAGCTATTGATGCATGTATTGCATTAAGTGAAGCTATTCATTCGCGTTTGAGTGGCGAAACACTGGAACATGCTATTGCTATCAGCGAAGCGTCCATCCGCACTGTTGCGATGTTAGAAATGACTTTGGCTGGTAAAGAAATGACCGATGAAGAACTGAAAATCTTACCTGCGATTGAAGAGGAATGGGATATTCAATGGGAGATTTTCCGCCTGTTAGCTGACTGCGAAGAGCGCGACTTGGATCTGATCAAAGGGTTACGATCTGACCTACGGGAAGCGGCTGTTAGCAACATTGGCATAAATTTAACGCAATAAGGCAAGAAAACGTGATTTAACGCCTGATTTGTCACGTCTTAAGGCTTCACATCTGCCCCCTGTCTGTTCTACATTTGGGGGGCGAAAAAAAGTGGCTATCGGTGCGTGTATGCAGGAGAGTGCTGTCCATCGGCATATCCGTCGCACTTGATGCTTTGCAAACGATAAACACACTGTAAGGATAACTTATGAATAAGACTCAACTGATTGACGTAATCGCGGACAAAGCGGACCTTTCTAAAGTACAAGCAAAAGCTGCTTTGGAGTCCACATTGGCTGCAATTACCGAATCTCTGAAAGAGGGTGATGCAGTACAATTGGTTGGTTTCGGTACTTTCAAAGTAAACCATCGTAATGAGCGCACTGGCCGCAACCCACAGACCGGTAAAGAAATCAAAATTGCTGCAGCTAATGTGCCAGCGTTTGTTTCTGGTAAGGCATTGAAAGACGCTGTTAAATCTTAATAGTGTGTCAGTGAAAATAATAAACAAGGGGGTGGCAAAGCCCCTTTTGTTTATGCAGCGGGTGCTGATGACCCTCGGTTTAGCCTTTGGTCTCAGTGCTTGTAGCAGTCAATCCGGCCCTCCCCAATTCAGTGCCAGCGGTTATATCGCCGACAGCGG
It encodes the following:
- a CDS encoding YjaG family protein, with amino-acid sequence MIRNPIHLRLEKLESWQHLTFMACLCERMYPNYQQFCLETEFGDPAVYRRILDLIWETLVVKDAKVNFDSQLEKLEEAIPSADDYAIYGVYPAIDACIALSEAIHSRLSGETLEHAIAISEASIRTVAMLEMTLAGKEMTDEELKILPAIEEEWDIQWEIFRLLADCEERDLDLIKGLRSDLREAAVSNIGINLTQ
- the hupA gene encoding nucleoid-associated protein HU-alpha, with the translated sequence MNKTQLIDVIADKADLSKVQAKAALESTLAAITESLKEGDAVQLVGFGTFKVNHRNERTGRNPQTGKEIKIAAANVPAFVSGKALKDAVKS